Proteins found in one Coleofasciculaceae cyanobacterium genomic segment:
- the mgsA gene encoding methylglyoxal synthase, giving the protein MARTIALIAHDAKKNDIVDFAIRHKPLLSRYHLIATGTTGKRIQEATSLNIERLASGPLGGDTQIAAKIVAGEVIAVIFLIDPLNAQPHEPDIQALLRICNVHLVPLATNLGTAEAIANSFAQSLVAHLIFNPVSGNGNSKQDLEFIKQMLEPHLHLEVHLTSPDIDPQELAQQAIAQDADLIIASGGDGTVSAVAGAIIGTDIPLGIIPRGTANAFSMALGITQQINQMRRACEIILAGKTRVVDTAVCNNLPLILLAGIGYEAETIEKADREAKNRWGTLAYLMAGWQQLDEQQLFEAEIEIDGEIRTFQAGAITIANAAPPTSVLAQGIGEVVADDGLLDITIATVDNKIQAVTTILSMLGAALIKTNAGLDNIVHLRSPKVRISANPVQKVVLDGEIIGNTPLEIKCLPRSLSVFVPTSEREPKHKQ; this is encoded by the coding sequence ATGGCTAGAACAATTGCTCTGATTGCTCATGACGCTAAGAAGAACGATATAGTAGATTTTGCTATTCGTCATAAACCTTTACTATCTCGCTATCATCTTATTGCGACGGGAACAACAGGCAAGCGTATTCAAGAGGCCACATCTTTAAATATAGAGCGATTAGCATCAGGGCCTCTGGGGGGAGATACTCAAATTGCTGCCAAAATTGTGGCAGGAGAAGTAATTGCGGTCATCTTTTTGATCGATCCTTTGAATGCTCAACCTCATGAACCAGATATTCAGGCACTATTGCGGATTTGCAACGTTCATTTAGTTCCTTTAGCGACAAACTTAGGCACGGCAGAAGCGATCGCCAATAGCTTTGCTCAAAGTTTGGTAGCTCATTTAATCTTTAATCCTGTCTCTGGGAATGGTAACAGCAAACAAGATCTAGAATTTATCAAACAAATGCTAGAGCCTCATCTACATTTAGAGGTTCATTTAACCAGTCCCGATATCGATCCCCAAGAATTAGCGCAACAAGCGATCGCCCAAGATGCCGATCTAATTATTGCCTCTGGCGGAGATGGTACGGTATCTGCGGTAGCAGGAGCAATTATTGGCACTGACATTCCTTTGGGTATTATCCCTAGAGGTACAGCGAACGCTTTTAGTATGGCGTTGGGCATTACCCAGCAAATTAATCAAATGCGACGGGCTTGCGAAATAATTTTGGCGGGAAAAACACGGGTAGTGGATACAGCTGTTTGTAACAATTTACCCTTAATTTTGCTGGCGGGAATTGGCTACGAAGCAGAGACGATCGAAAAAGCAGACCGCGAGGCGAAAAACCGTTGGGGAACATTGGCTTATTTAATGGCTGGCTGGCAACAGCTTGACGAACAACAGTTATTTGAAGCAGAAATAGAAATAGATGGAGAGATCCGAACTTTCCAAGCAGGAGCAATTACGATCGCCAATGCTGCGCCACCAACTTCGGTGTTAGCTCAAGGAATTGGGGAAGTTGTCGCTGATGACGGCTTATTAGATATTACTATTGCTACCGTAGATAACAAAATACAGGCAGTAACCACAATTTTAAGTATGTTAGGTGCTGCTTTAATCAAGACCAATGCAGGACTAGATAATATAGTTCATTTGCGATCGCCCAAAGTCAGAATTTCGGCTAACCCTGTGCAAAAAGTCGTACTTGACGGCGAAATTATCGGCAATACACCACTAGAAATTAAGTGTCTTCCCAGAAGCTTGAGTGTTTTTGTTCCTACTTCTGAAAGAGAACCCAAACATAAGCAATAG
- a CDS encoding ATP-dependent Clp protease proteolytic subunit: MNSPIQAVQAPYRGGGGNYRTPPPDLPSLLLKERIIYLGLPLVSPDEYKDQIGVDVTELIVAQLLFLQFDDPDKPITMYINSTGTSWYGGDSIGFETEAFAICDTMDYIKPQVHTICIGQAMGTAAMILSSGAKGYRASLPNGTIILHQARQGAQGQATDIQIRAKEVLENKRAVLEIFSRNTGQPIDKLAKDTDRMLYMTPQDAKEYGLIDKVLESTSDLPTPVSTLS; encoded by the coding sequence ATGAATTCACCAATTCAGGCAGTACAAGCTCCTTATAGAGGAGGCGGTGGCAACTATCGTACTCCACCCCCAGATTTACCTTCTCTACTACTCAAAGAGCGCATTATTTATTTGGGTCTCCCTTTAGTCTCTCCCGATGAGTATAAAGACCAAATAGGAGTTGACGTTACAGAATTAATCGTAGCTCAGTTGCTATTTCTGCAATTTGATGATCCTGACAAACCAATTACTATGTATATCAACTCTACTGGTACTTCTTGGTACGGTGGAGATTCGATTGGTTTTGAAACTGAGGCTTTTGCCATTTGTGACACAATGGACTACATCAAACCACAGGTTCATACAATTTGTATCGGTCAGGCAATGGGAACGGCGGCAATGATACTCTCTTCAGGAGCAAAGGGCTACCGCGCTAGTTTGCCTAATGGCACAATTATTCTGCACCAAGCTCGTCAGGGTGCGCAGGGACAAGCGACAGATATTCAAATCCGTGCCAAAGAGGTATTAGAAAACAAACGCGCTGTCCTAGAAATCTTTAGTCGCAACACTGGTCAACCAATAGACAAATTGGCGAAAGATACAGACCGAATGCTGTATATGACCCCTCAAGACGCTAAAGAGTACGGTTTAATCGATAAGGTTTTAGAAAGCACCAGCGACCTACCTACTCCTGTTTCTACTCTAAGTTAA
- a CDS encoding ATP-dependent Clp protease proteolytic subunit yields the protein MPIGIPKVPYQLPGQQYSDWISIYDRLYRERIIFLGRGVNDALANQIIAIMLYLDSEDPGKPIYLYINSPGGSVTAGLAIYDTMRHIKSEVVTICVGLAASMGAFLLCGGTKGKRLALPHARIMIHQPLGGVQGRRQATDIDIEAKEILRIRDQLNQMMADNTGKSIEKIKKDTDRDYFMSAYEAKEYGLIDQVIEDKQ from the coding sequence ATGCCCATTGGTATTCCCAAAGTTCCCTATCAACTGCCTGGTCAGCAGTATAGTGACTGGATCAGCATTTATGACCGTTTATATCGCGAGCGCATTATCTTTTTAGGCAGAGGCGTTAACGATGCTTTGGCAAACCAGATTATTGCTATTATGCTCTATTTGGATTCTGAAGACCCAGGCAAACCAATTTATTTATATATCAACTCTCCTGGTGGTTCTGTGACTGCTGGATTGGCGATTTATGATACTATGCGCCACATTAAATCAGAAGTAGTTACTATCTGTGTTGGTCTGGCTGCTTCGATGGGAGCATTTCTACTCTGTGGTGGAACTAAAGGTAAACGTCTGGCTTTGCCTCATGCACGAATTATGATTCACCAACCCTTAGGTGGTGTGCAGGGGCGCAGACAAGCAACAGATATCGATATTGAAGCCAAAGAAATTTTGCGAATCCGCGATCAGCTAAACCAAATGATGGCAGATAATACAGGGAAATCTATTGAGAAAATCAAAAAAGACACTGACCGTGATTACTTTATGTCAGCTTATGAAGCTAAAGAATATGGTCTGATCGATCAGGTGATTGAAGACAAACAGTAG
- the glyS gene encoding glycine--tRNA ligase subunit beta: MANFLLEVGTEELPADFVSSAIAQWQTKIPSSLSQEFLNPAVIEYYATPRRLAVLIKDISERQVDREEEIKGPPVRAAFKDGQPTKAAEGFVRKQGVNLADLEIRDTPKGEFVFVQKQIKGRKTREILQELCPQWITGLEGKRFMRWGDGDLRFPRPIRWLVALWDSEVLPLELINGSERIASDRTSRGHRVLHPNTVTITQATDYVETMRSAAVEVDSTARKEKIKAGVLAEAQSIGAKAQIYPDLLEEVVDLVEYPTAVTGEFEANFLRLPTEVITTVMVSHQRYFPVHQEGDEGTLLPNFITISNGDPNQKQVIAEGNGRVIRARLADAQFFYQADCDEHLDTYLPQLETVTFQEDLGSMRDKVDRIIDMAKTIAEQLGVDEEQQNEIESTALLCKADLVTQMVYEFPELQGVMGEKYAVVSGESPTVAKGIFEHYLPRGADDLMPTTLNGQVVGLADRLDTLIGIFGLGMIPTGSSDPFALRRAANGVVNITWSANLPINLNQLLEQGAADFVSAHSDCESPIAALQEFFIQRLRTLLDEKNIDYDLVNAVVGDNDCEYTVRALADLLDIRDRALFLQETRDSGKLNEIYETINRSARLAAQGDLNTQALDPQDLINPELFEQSCERAFYQALMELLPQTEASQQERNYQSLIDGLAKIAPVVSNFFDGENSVLVMAENPDVKRNRLNLLGLLRNHARILADFGAIVKG; this comes from the coding sequence ATGGCTAATTTTTTATTGGAAGTAGGGACAGAAGAATTACCCGCAGATTTTGTTAGTAGTGCGATCGCGCAATGGCAGACTAAAATCCCTAGCAGCTTATCCCAGGAGTTTTTAAACCCCGCAGTAATCGAATATTATGCGACTCCCCGCCGTTTAGCCGTGTTAATAAAAGATATCTCCGAGCGGCAAGTAGACCGAGAAGAAGAAATAAAAGGTCCTCCTGTGAGAGCAGCATTTAAGGATGGGCAACCCACCAAAGCCGCCGAAGGATTCGTTCGTAAGCAGGGAGTAAATTTAGCAGATTTAGAAATTCGCGATACTCCCAAAGGAGAGTTTGTCTTTGTTCAAAAACAAATTAAAGGTCGTAAGACAAGAGAAATTTTACAGGAATTATGTCCTCAGTGGATTACTGGATTAGAAGGTAAACGCTTTATGCGCTGGGGAGATGGAGATTTGCGTTTTCCTCGTCCGATTCGGTGGCTAGTAGCGTTATGGGATAGTGAAGTTTTGCCTCTGGAATTAATTAATGGTTCAGAGAGGATCGCGAGCGATCGCACTAGTCGCGGACATCGTGTTTTACATCCTAATACAGTAACCATTACTCAAGCCACAGACTATGTAGAGACTATGCGCTCTGCGGCTGTAGAAGTGGATTCTACAGCCAGAAAAGAAAAGATCAAAGCAGGTGTTTTGGCTGAAGCTCAAAGTATTGGCGCAAAAGCGCAGATTTACCCCGATTTACTCGAAGAAGTAGTAGATTTAGTAGAATATCCCACCGCAGTAACAGGTGAGTTTGAAGCAAATTTTTTGAGATTACCGACAGAGGTAATTACTACTGTAATGGTTAGCCATCAGCGTTACTTTCCCGTACATCAAGAGGGTGACGAGGGTACATTATTACCTAACTTTATTACTATTTCTAACGGCGATCCAAACCAAAAACAAGTCATTGCCGAAGGAAACGGTAGGGTCATTCGCGCTAGGTTGGCAGATGCTCAGTTCTTTTATCAGGCAGACTGTGATGAACATCTCGATACTTATCTGCCTCAGTTAGAAACAGTTACTTTTCAAGAAGATTTAGGCTCAATGCGGGATAAGGTCGATCGCATTATTGATATGGCGAAAACTATCGCCGAACAGCTAGGAGTTGATGAAGAACAACAAAACGAAATTGAAAGCACCGCCCTTTTGTGTAAAGCCGATTTGGTAACACAAATGGTTTATGAGTTTCCCGAACTACAGGGAGTAATGGGAGAAAAATATGCGGTTGTAAGTGGCGAGTCCCCTACAGTGGCTAAAGGAATTTTTGAACATTATTTGCCTAGAGGCGCAGATGATTTGATGCCGACAACTCTAAATGGTCAGGTAGTCGGTTTAGCCGATCGCTTGGACACTTTAATCGGAATCTTTGGTTTGGGTATGATTCCGACTGGCTCGTCAGATCCTTTTGCCCTGCGCCGTGCAGCAAACGGGGTGGTTAACATTACTTGGTCAGCAAATCTACCAATTAATCTGAATCAATTACTCGAACAGGGTGCAGCAGATTTTGTGTCAGCACATTCAGATTGCGAGTCGCCAATAGCAGCTTTACAAGAGTTCTTTATCCAGCGCCTTAGAACTTTACTAGACGAAAAGAATATTGATTACGATCTAGTCAATGCGGTGGTGGGCGACAACGATTGTGAATACACCGTAAGAGCTTTAGCAGATTTATTAGATATTCGCGATCGCGCTTTATTCCTACAAGAGACACGCGACAGCGGCAAGCTCAACGAAATCTATGAAACGATTAATCGTTCGGCACGTTTGGCAGCTCAAGGTGATTTGAATACTCAAGCTTTAGATCCTCAAGACCTAATTAATCCTGAGTTATTCGAGCAGTCTTGTGAACGAGCTTTTTATCAAGCACTAATGGAACTATTACCGCAAACAGAAGCTTCCCAACAAGAACGTAATTATCAATCTTTAATTGATGGGTTAGCAAAAATTGCTCCTGTAGTCAGTAACTTTTTTGACGGAGAAAATAGCGTCTTGGTTATGGCAGAAAATCCCGATGTCAAGCGCAATAGGTTAAATCTTTTGGGTTTGCTACGAAATCATGCCAGAATTCTAGCGGATTTTGGCGCGATAGTCAAAGGGTAG
- a CDS encoding DUF928 domain-containing protein, whose product MLGRPGQQTAGESRGSCANAAKPLEAVIPVSHSGKTVAAHPSFWVYLPDTDQQINQMEFVLQNEAREDIWRSPKLNAKPEYKNFALPEKEPALKIGQWYRWYVKVYCDSQVASTQYVQGWIERISLTSKLYLELQQNSLNLHLTYGNHHIWYDAIDQLLRLYQSNPQSLALEQDWQAFIKAKGVQLQQLPSIGGSRVSNQ is encoded by the coding sequence ATACTGGGTCGTCCAGGACAGCAAACTGCGGGGGAAAGCCGAGGTAGCTGTGCTAATGCTGCCAAACCCCTGGAAGCGGTAATACCTGTATCTCACTCCGGGAAAACTGTTGCAGCACACCCTAGTTTTTGGGTCTATTTGCCTGATACTGACCAACAAATAAATCAGATGGAATTTGTCCTTCAAAATGAAGCTAGAGAAGATATTTGGCGCTCGCCAAAGTTAAACGCCAAACCAGAATATAAAAACTTTGCTTTACCAGAAAAGGAACCTGCATTAAAAATTGGTCAATGGTATCGCTGGTATGTAAAAGTATACTGTGACTCTCAAGTTGCTTCTACTCAATATGTTCAAGGTTGGATCGAGCGAATTTCTTTGACTTCCAAACTATATTTAGAACTACAGCAAAACTCACTAAATCTTCACCTTACTTATGGCAATCATCATATTTGGTATGATGCGATCGATCAGCTGCTGAGACTTTATCAAAGCAACCCTCAAAGTCTAGCTTTAGAACAAGATTGGCAAGCTTTTATTAAAGCCAAAGGAGTGCAATTACAGCAGCTACCGAGCATAGGAGGTAGTCGAGTCAGTAATCAATAA
- a CDS encoding CPBP family glutamic-type intramembrane protease, with the protein MTIKRAILALLTILAIAQISFSLKNSLSQPQIQSRLELYQTNLVLHVAEFKSNPTDDFDLNGAVSSLVGEDPYSAALKKYQQVLTESIISRDQFKSQLEQLNNSELGISEVADKSQVNVAQKKQLKAQIAELEQFLNELTLKQGLLTAVQGKPESAIAIWDEQINRLDDPQNRYVQTATVLKQLWQGKTPEAEYSVATITNNLDSWFRYQALAKFNQVNQLSKDLTLLQEQELKVASNSVLKLALISGIPVFGGIAGVIILVSLIIQRLVKPEQAIIATNSSITWKTPWNWEITWQVLIVGFFFISQFVLPLLLAILQINPVNSPLRIKALYVLGTYILMAVGGISVLYFSIKSFLPLPEDWFKFKLKSNWFVWGLGGYLVAIPLVLLVSLINQQIWQGQGGSNPLLFLALQAQDKVALAVFFGTASIAAPVFEEIMFRGFLLPSLTRYISVSGAIVMSGFIFAIAHLSLSEVLPLATLGIVLGVVYTRSRNLLAPMLLHCLWNSGTLISLFVLGSGVQ; encoded by the coding sequence ATGACGATAAAACGAGCAATTTTAGCTTTACTGACTATCTTGGCGATCGCTCAAATTAGCTTTTCTTTAAAAAACAGTCTGTCTCAACCTCAAATTCAAAGTCGCCTAGAGCTATATCAAACTAATCTAGTTCTCCACGTAGCAGAGTTTAAATCTAATCCTACAGATGATTTCGATCTAAACGGTGCAGTTAGTTCTTTGGTTGGTGAAGATCCTTATTCGGCTGCGCTTAAAAAGTATCAGCAAGTTCTTACCGAATCGATAATCAGTCGCGATCAGTTTAAATCACAGCTAGAGCAGTTGAACAACTCGGAATTAGGTATTTCCGAAGTAGCAGATAAATCCCAGGTAAATGTTGCTCAGAAAAAACAGTTAAAAGCTCAAATTGCCGAATTAGAGCAGTTTCTTAATGAATTAACTCTAAAACAGGGACTTTTGACCGCGGTGCAGGGTAAACCTGAATCAGCTATTGCAATTTGGGATGAGCAAATTAATCGGCTCGATGATCCTCAAAATCGTTACGTACAGACGGCTACAGTTCTCAAGCAGCTATGGCAGGGGAAGACACCAGAAGCGGAATATAGTGTGGCAACAATTACTAATAACTTAGATAGCTGGTTTCGGTATCAAGCTCTAGCTAAATTTAATCAAGTTAATCAGCTGAGTAAAGATTTGACTTTGCTTCAGGAACAAGAGTTAAAAGTTGCCAGTAACTCAGTATTAAAACTAGCTTTAATTAGTGGCATTCCTGTATTTGGTGGGATAGCTGGGGTAATTATACTTGTCTCTTTAATTATTCAAAGATTGGTTAAGCCAGAACAGGCAATTATTGCAACTAATAGTAGTATTACCTGGAAAACGCCTTGGAATTGGGAAATAACCTGGCAAGTTTTAATTGTAGGCTTTTTCTTTATTAGTCAATTTGTTTTGCCTTTGTTGTTAGCTATTTTGCAGATTAATCCAGTTAACTCGCCTTTAAGAATTAAAGCTTTATATGTTTTAGGTACTTATATCTTGATGGCTGTAGGAGGTATTTCAGTCTTATATTTTTCAATTAAATCATTTTTGCCCCTGCCCGAAGATTGGTTTAAATTTAAACTCAAATCTAATTGGTTTGTGTGGGGTTTGGGCGGTTATTTAGTTGCTATTCCCTTGGTGTTGTTAGTATCTCTAATTAATCAGCAGATTTGGCAGGGACAAGGAGGAAGTAATCCTTTGTTGTTTCTAGCTTTACAAGCACAGGATAAGGTAGCGCTGGCGGTATTTTTTGGTACTGCATCGATCGCAGCCCCAGTTTTTGAAGAGATTATGTTTCGGGGTTTTCTGTTACCCTCATTAACTCGCTACATCTCGGTTAGCGGTGCAATTGTTATGAGCGGGTTTATTTTTGCGATCGCTCATTTGAGTTTATCGGAAGTCTTGCCTCTAGCGACGCTAGGTATAGTATTAGGTGTAGTTTATACGCGATCGCGCAATCTTTTAGCTCCTATGTTGCTTCACTGTCTTTGGAACAGTGGAACTTTAATTAGCCTGTTTGTTTTAGGCAGTGGAGTTCAGTAG
- a CDS encoding histidine phosphatase family protein codes for MATRAIVVRHGQSNYNAQKIIQGRCDKSVLTDRGIADAQQVGKALSELKIDAFYCSPLQRAKQTAETIYHSLTNPPALQPTEQLMEIDLRLWSEMKKEEVISKFADDYRSWKERPQDFKMIIEGREYYPVRSLYQQAQDFWRETIIKHQDATILITAHNGINRCLIMSAIGIDIDRYHDIQQSNCCINILNFTGGFGDPVQLESLNQTSHLGIPIPPVRPFHSGPRLLLVRHGETNWNKESRFQGIRDIALNDNGRSQGRKAGTFLQNVPIDFAVSSSMLRPKETAEIILEQHPGVSLATTPELIEICHGLWEGMLEAEIQADYPELLQQWKDRPETVQMPEGENLQQVWDRGVAAWNKIVAAHSHADTPQTGLVVAHDAINKVILCYLLGLKPDNFWNIKQGNGAVSVIDYPNGASGKPVLQAINLTTHLGGGSIIDKTAAGAL; via the coding sequence TTGGCTACTCGCGCGATCGTCGTTCGTCATGGACAAAGCAACTATAATGCACAAAAGATAATTCAGGGTCGTTGTGATAAATCTGTTTTAACTGACCGAGGAATTGCCGATGCGCAACAGGTAGGAAAGGCTTTAAGTGAACTCAAAATTGATGCCTTTTATTGTAGTCCCCTACAGCGAGCCAAACAAACAGCAGAGACGATTTATCATAGTTTAACTAATCCTCCTGCTTTGCAACCCACGGAGCAACTAATGGAGATCGATCTCCGTCTGTGGTCAGAGATGAAAAAAGAGGAAGTAATCTCTAAGTTTGCCGATGATTATCGCTCCTGGAAAGAGCGTCCCCAAGACTTCAAAATGATTATCGAAGGAAGAGAATATTATCCTGTTCGTTCTCTTTATCAGCAGGCACAAGATTTCTGGCGTGAAACCATTATCAAACATCAAGATGCAACAATCTTGATTACCGCTCATAATGGCATTAATCGCTGCTTAATTATGAGTGCGATTGGTATTGACATCGATCGCTATCACGACATTCAACAATCTAACTGCTGCATCAATATTCTTAACTTCACGGGCGGTTTTGGCGATCCTGTGCAGCTAGAATCCCTCAATCAAACTTCCCATTTGGGTATTCCGATTCCTCCAGTTCGCCCATTCCATTCTGGGCCGCGTCTGCTGCTGGTGCGCCACGGAGAGACCAATTGGAACAAAGAATCGCGCTTCCAAGGGATTAGGGATATTGCGCTCAATGATAACGGGCGATCGCAAGGAAGAAAAGCAGGTACGTTTCTCCAGAATGTCCCAATTGACTTTGCCGTCTCCAGCTCGATGCTGCGTCCCAAAGAAACCGCAGAAATTATTCTCGAACAACATCCTGGTGTCTCATTGGCAACAACTCCAGAATTAATTGAAATTTGTCATGGTTTGTGGGAGGGAATGTTAGAAGCAGAAATCCAAGCCGACTATCCCGAACTACTTCAGCAGTGGAAAGATCGACCAGAAACAGTACAAATGCCCGAAGGAGAAAATTTACAGCAAGTTTGGGATAGAGGAGTTGCCGCCTGGAATAAGATTGTCGCAGCTCATAGCCACGCTGACACACCCCAAACAGGATTGGTAGTGGCCCATGATGCCATCAATAAAGTAATTCTTTGCTATTTATTAGGTCTAAAACCAGATAACTTTTGGAACATTAAGCAAGGCAATGGTGCAGTCAGCGTCATTGACTATCCTAACGGTGCATCAGGCAAACCTGTACTGCAAGCGATCAATCTTACTACTCACTTAGGCGGTGGCAGCATTATCGATAAAACCGCAGCAGGAGCTTTATGA